GAGAGCGGAGAGAGAATGAGGTTGACCGATTGGTCCTCAAGCGGCACCTCTTCGAGACCCGCAAGCTCGGTTGTGCTCTCAGGTGTTGCGAACGCGCTGCCGGTCTCTATCCTGGTCAGCTTTCCGATGCGCCCAGTCGCCAGGGCATGCGCTGCAGCAAGACCTGTGGCGCCATGCAATTCCACGGCGTCGTCAAACTGTCGCTCCACCACGGACACTCTTTCCGCCAGTTCTTGCGCCACGATGTTCAGCAGGAAGTCACTGCCGGGCTGTAACATGCGTGCGGCGCGCTCCCGTCGCGCGGTGACCAGATCCAGATCGAAGAGAATGTCCATGATGATACTTACCCGATAATGTCGAAGGTCCGCGCGGCATACGTCTTCTATCGCGTTGGGGTTCAGCATGATAGATAGCGTCTTCATTTGAATTCGTTTGTCTTTTCTATCAATGCCGTTTGAGTGTCTCTCCAAAGCACGTCCAGTCAAAGTGAGTCAGCGGTTTACGTCCGGACTGCATAAAAACAATTCGATAGAGCATTTCTGGAGATCTGTTCATATGGGCTTTGTTTTGCCCGGACACGACAGGAATTTTGTAAAGCGATGGGCGACGGTTCTGGTCCGCCCCGTTCTCGACGCGATCTATCCGCCAGCCTGTGCTGCCTGCGGTATCCGGACCAGGCGACATTATGCGCTGTGCCCCAATTGCTGGCGCGACATGCGTTTCATCGAACGTCCCTATTGCGAAGTGCTTGGCATTCCATTTCGACGGGATGACGGAGAGGGCATGGTGTCAGCGCAGGCCATTGCCGACCCGCCTCCCTTTGATCGCCTCAGAAGCGTGGCCTTGCATGAAGGCCCGGCGCGACGTCTCGTCCATTCTCTCAAGTACAAGGACAGGACGGAGCTTGCTCCCATGCTGGCCGCCTGGATGATGCGCGCCGCCCAGAGCGAATTACAGGCCTGCGACATCATCATTCCGGTTCCCTTGCACTGGACGCGGCTCTTCTCGCGCCGGTTCAACCAGGCGGAGGAGCTATGTCGTCATCTGGCGCGCCTTTCCGATCGTCCCATGATGGCGGCATCCCTCATCCGGCGAAAGCGGACCCGCCGCCAGGTCGGCCTGACAGCGTCCGGTCGCGAGGAAAATCTCCGCGCCGCTTTCAGGATGGCGAAGGGCCATGAAAACGATGTCTTTGGAAAGCGCGTCGTGCTGGTGGATGACGTCTATACAACGGGTGCGACAATTTCGGCGGCATCGCGGGTTTTGCGGCGTGCAGGTGCAGTCGATATCACGGTTTTGAGCTTTGCAATGGCTGTTCCTGAGCCTATATGACAGTCAATATGGACGTGCTCGATAAGGGGAATGAGGATATGGCTGAAGTTGTCATCTATACGCGCCAGATGTGCGGCTACTGCGCGCGGGCGAAGTCGCTTCTCCAGTCGAAGGGCGTCGATTTCGTCGAGCATGACGCTACCTTCTCCCAGGAATTGCGCCAGGAGATGATCGGCAAGGCCAATGGCCGGACGACCTTTCCGCAGATTTTCATCAATGGTCAGCATGTTGGCGGTTGCGACGATATCCACGCGCTGGATCGCGATGGCAAGCTGGATCCGCTTCTGGCGGCGTGAGGTTGAATGACATGGCAAAGCTTGCTGTGGTTCAGATGTGCTCAGGCGTTGATGTCGGTCGAAATGCCGACGCCATGGAGCGACTTGTTCGAGATGCGGCTGACCAGGGTGCCGTCTATATCCAGACACCGGAGATGACAGGAGCGCTGCAACGCGATCGTGCTGCCTTGCGCGCCAGCCTTCGCGATGAGGAAAGTGATCTTATCATCTCCCGTGCGCGGTCGCTGGCAAAGGAACTGGGCGTCCATGTTCATGTCGGTTCGACGGCCATCGGCCGCCCGGACGGCAAGATCGCCAATCGTGGTTTTCTGGCAGCACCGGATGGTGCCAAAGTCTGTGCCTATGACAAGATCCATATGTTCGATGTCGATCTGGACAATGGTGAAAGCTGGCGGGAAAGCTCTGCCTATGAAGCAGGTGAGGCGGCGCGCGTCGCATCACTTCCCTTCGGGAAGCTCGGTTTCGCAATCTGCTATGACGTGCGCTTTCCGCAATTGTTCCGCAGCGAAGCCCTGGCCGGTGCCGAAATTCTGACTGTTCCCGCCGCTTTCACCCGCCAGACGGGTGAGGCGCATTGGGAAATTCTCCTGCGTGCCCGCGCGATCGAAAACGGCGCCTTCCTGCTGGCCGCTGCCCAGGGCGGCAAGCATGAAGACGGTCGCGAAACCTATGGCCATTCGATGATCATCGATCCATGGGGGCGCGTGCTGGCCGAAGCGCCCGGCGAAGGCGAAGCGGTTCTGGTTGCGGATGTAGATGTGGGCGAGGTGGCTGCAGCACGGCGCAAGATTCCCAACCTACGCAATGCAAGAGACTTTTCGCTCGAGGAGGTAGGTCTCACGGCGGAGAGGATCGCAGTGTGATCCGCTACACCCTTGTCTGCGACAACGCCCACTCCTTCGAGGGTTGGTTCTCTTCGAGTTCCGATTTCGATCAGCAGGTGGAAAGCGGTTTTCTAACGTGCCCGGTCTGCAATTCCGCGTCCGTCTACAAGGCGTTGATGGCTCCATCTGTTTCCACCGCCCGCAAACAGGAACAACGGCAGCAGGTTGCCATGGATATTGCGCGGCAGGAGGCGATTGCGAAGCTGCGCGAGGCGGTTCAGACCATTCGCTCCTCCGCTGAAGATGTGGGCGAGCGGTTCCCCGAAGAGGCGCGGAAAATCCATTACGGCGAGACGGAGCAGCGCGGTATCATCGGTCAGGCGAGCCTGAACGAGGTGCGCGAGCTCATTGACGAGGGGATCGAGGTCGCGCCGCTTCCGGTGCTGCCGGAGGATGCCAACTGATCCTTCAGGCAGAAGGCGGCCGCTTGGTGAGCAGCATATAGTTCACATCCATGTCCCTCGACAGATTCCAACGGTCCTGAAGAACATTGTAGAACACGCCGGTGCGATGAATGACATCCATGCCGCTGGCGGTGAGGGGACGTTCGATTTCTTCCGGCTTGACCAGCTTGTCGTAGGAATGTGTACCCTTGGGCAGCCAACGGAGGATGTTTTCCGCGGCGAAGATCGCCAGCGCATTGGCCTTGAAGGTGCGGTTGATGGTGGCGATGAACATCAGCCCGCCTGGACGCACCATGGAAGCGCAGGTGCTGATGAACAGGTTCACATCCGCAACATGCTCGACGACTTCCATGTTGAGCACGACATCGAAGCTTTCGCCCGCTTCGGCAAGTTGCTCGGCGGTTACCGCACGGTAATCGACGGAAACCCCGCTTTCGGCTGCATGCGTCTGGGCGATCCGGACGTTTTTCTCGGAAGGATCTGCTCCGACGACGGTTGCGCCCATCCGGGCCATCGGCTCTGACAGGAGACCGCCGCCGCAACCGATATCCAGAAAGCGGAGACCTTCGAAGGGACGGCTGCTTTTGGGATCGCGGCCAAAGTTTTCGCAGACCCGATCGCGAATATAGCTCAATCGTACCGGATTGAACTTGTGGAGCGGCTTGAACTTGCCGGTGGGATTCCACCATTCTGCCGCCATGGCGGAGAAACGATCCACTTCACCTTGATCAATTGTGGTCGCGGTATCGGACATTGTTCGGCTCCTTGATCCTTGATTGTACGTCAAGTCGGTTGGAGCGGCTCACTTGTCAAGCCTGCCGTCTTGTCGCAGAGGCTAATCGGGCACATCTCTTGGCGATGGGGTGGGCCCGTTTCGATTCTCTTCTGTTATCGAACGACTTAAAAAAACCAAATTCAACATGGTTCTGTGAGCGCAGAAGGGACGTTGAACAAGCGAAAACAAGATTTCCCGAGGAGGAAACCTGTGAGACGTCATATTTTGAAGGCTTTGGCAGTCGCGGGTCTATGTGCGGTTCCGGCTGTCGCATCCGCCGCGACCAATGGTTTTGCCACGGCCAATGTCAACATGCGGTCCGGACCCAGCACGCGTTATCCGGCTGTGGTGGTCATCCCGGTCGGTGCGCCGATCGTCATCAATGGTTGCCTGAATACCGTCAACTGGTGCGACGTGACGTTTGCACGTGGCCGCGGCTGGGTTTCCGGCAACTATATCCAGGCAACGTTCCGTCAGAACCGCGTCTATGTTGCGCCGAACTATTATCGCTCGCTCGGCATTCCAACCATTACGTTTGACGTGGATACCTACTGGGGCCGCTACTATCGCGATCGCGACTTCTATCGCGAGCGGGATCGCTGGCGCAGATGGGATTACCGTCGTGATCTGCCGCCGCCTCCACCTCCGGGCTGGAGCGATCGCAGGCCGGAACCGGACTGGAACCGCGACCGCGATCGGTATCGCTACGAAGACCGTAACCGCTATGACAATGGCGACCGTCGCGATCCGCGGTGGGATAATCGAGAGCCAGAACGTCGGGATCCGCGTTGGGACAATCGTCAGGGCGAAAACCGCCCGGGCGAGTTCGAGCGTCCCCGTCCGATGCCGCAGCCGCAGGTCGAGGAGGCTGACCCCGGTCGTCAGTTCCGCGGCGGCTTCCGGGGTTGCACGCCGGGCAATCCGTGCGAAATTCCGGGCAACTGATTGTAGACTGCGTGGGCTGCCGCAGAGGCGGCCCACGCAACCCTGCTTTGCCATTTCTTTCGCATCCGAGCGACCTTCCGCAACGAATCGCTTTTCCGTTGCGCCTAACTAACCTTTTCGCTAAGACGACGCCGCAAGCTCTGGCCGCCAAGGCCAGCGCCAACGGGGTTCAAGTCGCGCCCGCTCCCAACGGCGCGCAAAGGTGGTTTTGATCAGCGATGGCACGCATTGTCATGAAGTTCGGCGGCACCTCGGTCGCCAATCTCGAGCGCATCCACAACGTTGCGCGCCATGTAAAACGCGAAGTCGACGCAGGCCATGAAGTGGCCGTTGTCGTCTCCGCAATGTCGGGCAAGACAAACGAACTTGTAGGCTGGGTACAGGATACGCCGAAGGTGGCCGGTGCCTCTTCGCCGTTCTACGATGCGCGCGAATATGACGCCGTCGTGGCATCTGGCGAGCAGGTGACGTCCGGTCTCCTGGCGATTGCGCTGCAATCCATGGGCATCAATGCCCGTTCCTGGCAGGGTTGGCAGATCCCGATCAGAACCGACAATGCGCATGGCGCCGCCCGCATTCTCGATATCGATGGTTCCGATATCATCCGCCGCATGGGCGAGGGCCAGGTGGCTGTGGTCGCCGGCTTCCAGGGTCTCGGCCCGGACAATCGCATCGCGACGCTGGGCCGTGGTGGATCCGATACGTCGGCCGTCGCCATCGCTGCAGCCGTTAAGGCTGACCGTTGCGACATCTACACAGACGTCGATGGCGTCTACACTACGGATCCGCGCATCGTGCCCAAGGCGCGACGCATGAAGAAGATTTCGTTCGAGGAAATGCTGGAAATGGCCTCCCTCGGCGCGAAGGTTTTGCAGGTTCGCTCTGTCGAGCTTGCCATGGTGCACAAGGTTCGCACCTTCGTTCGCTCCAGTTTCGAGGATCCCGATGCGCCGGGCATGGGTGACCTCATCAATCCGCCCGGCACTTTGATTTGCGACGAGGAAGAGATCGTGGAACAGGAAGTCGTCACCGGCATCGCCTATGCCAAGGATGAAGCGCAGATTTCGTTGCGCCGCGTAGCAGACCGTCCCGGCGTATCAGCCGCTATCTTTGGTCCGCTGGCCGAAGCGCATATCAATGTCGACATGATCGTCCAGAACATTTCCGAAGACGGTTCGAAGACCGACATGACGTTCACCGTGCCGTTTGGTGACGTTGAAAAGGCAATGCAGGTTCTGCATTCCAACAAGGACAAGATCGGCTTCGACGTCGTGCAGAACGAAACCGGCCTGTGCAAGGTTTCCGTTGTCGGTATCGGCATGCGCAGCCATGCTGGTGTTGCCGCAACGGCCTTCAAGGCGCTGGCCGAGAAGAGCATCAACATCCGTGCGATCACCACATCCGAGATCAAGATCTCGATCCTGATCGACGGCGCCTACTCGGAACTTGCGGTTCGCACTTTGCATTCTGCTTACGGTCTCGATAAGAGTTGATATCGAACCGGCGCGGTTGCGTCGTCCGAATGGGCGGCGCATGATCTTCCGGATAGAGTGAATGAGAGATTCGGGAGTACAGATGCCGATGAGAGACCTGTCGGCGGGCCCGCGCGTCCTGCTTAAAAGATTGCGGGAACTGATGGCTGAACCGCTCGAGCCGCAGGAGCGTCTTGACCGGATCGTTCGCCAGATTGCCAGCAACATGGTGGCCGAAGTGTGTTCGGTCTATGTGTTGCGTTCGGATGGCGTGCTCGAACTTTATGCTACCGAAGGTCTCAACAAGGATGCCGTTCACCTTGCCCAATTGAAAATGGGGCAGGGTCTTGTCGGCACGATTGCCGCATCTGCCCAACCACTCAATCTTTCGGATGCGCAGGCGCATCCAGCATTCCGCTATCTCCCTGAGACGGGAGAGGAAATCTACCATTCGTTCCTCGGTGTGCCGATCCTGAGAGCTGGTCGCACTTTGGGCGTTCTCGTCGTTCAGAACAAGGCGCAGCGCAACTACCGCGAAGACGAGGTAGAGGCGATGGAAACCACCGCAATGGTGATCGCCGAGATGATTGCGACCGGAGAACTGAAGAAGATTACCCAGCCGGGTCTGGAGCTGGATCTCACGCGTGCCATCACCATCGACGCCGATGGTTATAATGAAGGTATCGGTCTCGGCCATGTTGTTCTGCATGAGCCGCGCGTCGTCGTTACCAATCTCCTGAACGAGGACGCTGACAAGGAAATCAGCCGTCTTGCGGAAGCCATCGGTTCGCTCCGGCTGTCCATCGATGACATGCTGTCGCGTCGCGAAGTGGCGCAAGAGGGCGAGCACCGCGAGGTCCTTGAGACCTATCGCATGTTCGCGCACGATCAGGGCTGGGTTCGACGGATGGAAGAAGCCATCCGCAACGGTTTGACGGCGGAAGCAGCTGTCGAAAAGGTACAGAGTGACACCAAGGCGCGGATGATGCGCCTGACGGACCCGTATCTGCGAGAGCGGATGCACGATTTCGATGATCTGGCGAACCGTCTGCTGCGGCAGCTCACCGGCTTTTCCGGCCGGGCCATGGATCAGAGCTTCCCGAGCGATGCAATCGTTTTTGCCCGCGCGATGGGCGCCGCCGAGCTTCTGGATTATCCCCGCGCCAATCTGCGTGGCCTCGTGCTGGAAGATGGAGCCGTCACAAGCCATGTGGTGATTGTTGCCCGTGCGATGGGAATTCCAGTCATCGGTCAGGCCGCCGGTGTTGTGGCGCTGGCGGAAAACGGCGATTCGGTCATCATTGATGGGGATGAGGGTCAGGTTCATCTGCGTCCGGTGACGGACCTCGTGAAGGCCTATGAGGAAAAGGTTCGTCTGCGGGCGCGGCGCCAGGAGCAGTTCAGGGCTCTGCGCGATGTGGATCCCGTCACGCGTGACGGCAAGCGGATCAGCCTCCTGATGAATGCAGGTCTGCTGGTCGACCTGCCGCAACTGGCTGAATCGGGCGCCGATGGTATCGGTCTGTTCCGGACAGAACTGCAGTTCATGATCGCCTCGCAGATGCCGAAGCTGGAAGAGCAGGAAGCCTTCTACCGCAATGTGTTGCGTCAGTCGGCGGGTCATCCCGTGACGTTCAGGACGCTGGACATTGGCGGAGACAAGGTCGTTTCCTATTTCCGTGCCCAGGAAGAGGAAAATCCGGCTCTGGGATGGCGCGCAATCCGCCTGTCGCTCGATCGTCCAGGTCTTCTGCGTACCCAGTTGCGCGCGCTGCTGCGGGCGTCTGCTGGCGCAGAGCTCAAGATGATGCTGCCCATGGTGACGGAAGTCTCCGAAATCCGGGCGGTGCGCGACCTGATGCAGAAGGAAGTCCAGCATCTCTCGAAATTTGGCCACAGCCTGCCTCGCAAGTTGCAGTTCGGTGCCATGCTCGAAGTGCCGGCGCTGATGTGGCAGCTGGACGAATTGATGACGGAGGTGGATTTCGTCTCGGTCGGTTCCAACGATCTGTTCCAGTTCTCGATGGCAGCGGATCGTGGCAATGCCCGTGTGTCCGATCGCTTCGATATTTTGGGCAAGCCGTTCCTGCGGATCCTGCGCGACATCGTGCGGGCGGCGGATCGCAACAAGACGCCACTGACGCTGTGCGGTGAAATGGCTGGCAAACCTTTGTCCGCCATGGCGCTGCTGGCAATCGGCTTCCGCTCCGTTTCCATGACGCCGACGTCCATCGGACCGGTCAAGGCCATGCTGCTCGGTCTTGACGTCGATCTCCTGGCAGAACAATTGAACCAAGTGCTGGACGATCACCGTTCCAACACGTCGATACGGGAACTGTTGGTAAGCTTTGCGGCTTCCCACAATATTCCGTTGTCGTGATCACAGACATGACTGGAGTTGAGTAGGGTGGCGAAGCTTCCTGTCGACAAGATGCGCGAGCTGGAGCGCCGCTTTGGTGAGATCGAGGCACGCATGGCGGAAGGCCCTGCTGCTGATGTCTATGTCAAGCTGGCCTCGGAATATTCCGAGCTGCAGCCGGTTGTGACGAAAATCCGCGAATACCAGAAAGCCGTTGCAGAGGAAGCAGATCTACGTGCTCTCCTGGCCGACAAGGCGACGGATCGCGAAATGCGTGAACTGGCCGAGCTGGAGCTGCCGGAAGCCCAGGAAAAAGTGGAAGCGCTGGAGCAGCAGATGCAGATCCTGCTGCTGCCCAAGGATGCTGCGGATGAAAAAAGCGCCATCCTGGAAATCCGGGCAGGGACGGGAGGCTCGGAAGCGGCACTTTTTGCAGGCGATCTTTTCCGGATGTACGAGCGCTTTTCCTCCACAAAGGGGTGGAAAGTCGAAGTTCTCTCTGCAAGCGAGGGTGAGGCCGGTGGCTACAAGGAAATCATCGCGACGGTGTCCGGCCGCGGCGCCTTTGCAAAGCTGAAGTTCGAATCGGGTGTGCACCGGGTTCAGCGCGTTCCTGAAACCGAGGCCAGTGGCCGAATCCACACCTCCGCAGCAACGGTTGCCGTTCTGCCTGAAGCGGAAGACATCGACATTGAAATCCGGCCGGAAGACATCCGGATTGATACGATGCGCTCCTCCGGCGCAGGCGGACAGCATGTCAACACGACCGACTCCGCGGTGCGAATCACCCATTTGCCGACCGGCCTGATCGTGACCAGTTCCGAAAAGTCACAGCACCAGAACCGGGCCAAGGCCATGCAGGTGCTGCGGTCCAGGCTCTATGATATCGAGAGACAAAAGGCGGACAGCGAACGCTCCGCCGATCGCAAGAGCCAAGTCGGTTCAGGCGACCGTTCGGAGCGCATTCGTACCTATAATTTTCCGCAGGGCCGCGTGACCGATCACCGCATCAATCTGACGCTCTATAAGCTGGATCGGATGATCGAGGGTGATATCGACGAGATGGTGGACGCCCTGATCTCCGATTATCAGGCAGGTCAGCTGGCTCAATTGGGCGAGCAGGGTTGACGATGCGGCTCGCGCAACTCGTGGCGCAATGCAAGGCCCGCCTCGCGGAGGCCGGAATTGCTGACGCTGCCTTCGATGCACGCATGCTGGTGCTCAGTCTGCTGGGGCTGGAAACAAAGGATCTGCTGATCAAGGGAGATCAGGAGATTGCGGCTGCAGACGTTGCGCGTATTGAAGGCGCAATTCGGCGGCGCCTGGCGCGCGAGCCTGTGCACCGCATTCTGGGCGAGCGGGAGTTTAGAAATCTCAGGCTGAAATTGTCTCCGGGCACACTGGAGCCGCGTCCTGATACGGAGGTTCTTGTCGAGGCTCTTCTTCCCCTCGGTCAGGAAATCGCACAGCGAGTATCTTCTCCCCGGCTTCTGGATCTCGGTACGGGAACGGGCGCCATTGCGCTTGCATTGCTGCATGAACTGCCGCAGTTCACGGGCCTGGGTGTCGATATTTCAACGGACGCCCTTGAAACGGCCAAGGTCAATGCCGACCTGAATGGGATGGGCCAACGCTTCACGACGCTCGAAAGTTGGTGGTTCGAGCATGTTACTGGCCGGTTCGACATAATCGTGTCGAACCCGCCGTATATCGAGACAGGGGTCATTCCACAGCTGGAACCTGAGGTGCGGATGTTCGATCCCCACCTTGCACTCGATGGTGGCAAGGATGGGCTCGATGCCTATCGGAACATTGCCAGTGCTGCAGGAGACCACCTTGAACATGGTGGAATTATAGCGGTCGAAATTGGCTATGATCAAAAGCAAACGGTGACGGCCATCTTCATCAGCTGTGGATATACTTTGGAATGCGCCGTACGAGACTACGGCGGAAATGACCGCGTTCTTGTTTTTGTGCGAAAAAGCGATGATTCTGCCACGGTTTAGCAGGTTGTTGCAGTCGCGAAAGAAAAGGCTTGGAATTGGACAAGAAGCGGGCTAGTTTGCACGCACGCATTAGGCGGCTGGGAGTGAACGGAGATTCGTTCAATTTAAGCTCAACCGCAAACTGCTCTCCTTGGAGAGCTTCCGAGGTTGAACAAGACCTGGTGCGTGCATCAGATAAACTGACTTCCACCAGCAGCAGGACGGATTGATCCGCTTGCTTGCGGCACGTGAAGACTGCACCGAAAGAACGGGCAGCCGCGTGGCCCTTAATCAGCAAAGCACAAAGAATTCAGGTGAAAAATCGATGAGGCCAGGACAGCAGAATAAGCGTGGTCGGGGGCGTGGTAACAATAACAACCAGAATGGCGGCGGTGGCGGCGGCGGCGGCGGTAATAATTTCAACCGCAAGGGTTCCAATCCACTGACCCGGACCTATGACAGTTCAGGCCCAGATATAAAAATTCGTGGTACGGCTCAGCATGTAGCCGAAAAATACGCGACATTGGCTCGCGATGCCCAAAGCGCTGGCGACCGCGTCATGGCTGAAAACTATTTGCAGCACGCCGAACATTACAATCGTATCATTGCTGCGGCTCAGGCCCAGATGCAGGAACGCTACCAGCGCGATGATCGCCACGACTACAATGAGCGTGAGCAGGACGATACGGACGGCGGCGATCTTGACGATAACGGCGGCAGCCAGCCGCAGATGAGCGCTCCTCAGCCGCAACCTCGCGAGCAGCGCGAACAGCGTGACCAGCAGCCGCGTGAGCAAAGAGAGCCGCGCGAAGGCAGAGAGCCTCGTGAGGCTAGAGAACCGCGTGAGGGTAGAGAGCCTCGCGAGCCTCGTGAACAGAGAGAGGCTAGAGAGCCTAGAGAGCAGAGAGAGCCGCGTGAACCGAGACGGGCTCCCGTTCAGGCCGCTCCTGCGCCGATTCTCGATGAGAACGCGGTTGTCGATGGCACTGGTCCGCAGCCAGTCATCGAAGGTGTGCCGGCCGAGGTCGCCTTGGAAGAAGAAGGTGCCACCGCTCAGCCGCAGCGCCAGACCCGTCGTCGCACCCCGGGCACCCGTCCACGTCGACCACGCCGCACGGCGGAAGGCGAGGAAGGTGCCGAAGCTGCAGCTTCCGATGCACCGGCGCTTGAAGACGTGGCCTCGGAATAAGGTGACGGACGGAAACGCGTGCGCTGTCCAAGCGACACTGGCGTGCCGAATTTGATTTTTGAGCAACCCTGGCGAAAGCCGGGGTTTTTCATTTGAGACGTCTTTAAACTCGAAAAAAATCCTCCCATATCTTCATCGAAGTCCTGTTTGGAAATGACCGGACAGGAAGGGCTCGCCTTTGAGGGAGCTCAAACCCAACCATCGGCCTGTGCCTTATAAGGGCAGGGCGATCTACGGAGGTTCACTATGAATATCGAAAAATATTCCGAGCGCGTTCGCGGTTTTCTGCAGTCAGCCCAGACGCATGCTCTTTCGGAAGGCCATCAGCAGTTCACCCCGGAGCATGTGCTCAAGGTGCTGCTCGACGATGACCAAGGCATGGCATCCTCTCTCATAGAGCGCGCTGGCGGAAACGCGAAGGAAGCACGGCTGGCCAATGATGCGGCGCTCGCCAAGCTGCCGAAGGTTTCCGGCGGTAACGGGCAAGTCTATCTCTCGCAGCCGCTTGCTCGTGTTTTCTCGACAGCAGAAGATGCCGCCAAGAAGGCTGGCGACAGCTTCGTGACCGTCGAGCGCCTGCTGCTTGCGCTAGCCATCGAAGGCACTGCGTCGACCTCCGCCAGCTTGAAGAAGGCAGGCGTCTCTGCCCAGGCGCTCAATCAGGTCATCAATGATATCCGAAAAGGGCGCACTGCTGACTCGGCCAATGCCGAGCAGGGGTTCGACGCTCTGAAGAAATTCGCTCGTGATCTGACCGCTGAGGCGCGCGATGGCAGGCTCGATCCCGTGATCGGTCGCGACGATGAAATCCGTCGCACGATCCAGGTTCTGTCGCGTCGCACGAAAAACAATCCCGTTCTGAT
The window above is part of the Rhizobium rhizoryzae genome. Proteins encoded here:
- the prfA gene encoding peptide chain release factor 1, with the translated sequence MAKLPVDKMRELERRFGEIEARMAEGPAADVYVKLASEYSELQPVVTKIREYQKAVAEEADLRALLADKATDREMRELAELELPEAQEKVEALEQQMQILLLPKDAADEKSAILEIRAGTGGSEAALFAGDLFRMYERFSSTKGWKVEVLSASEGEAGGYKEIIATVSGRGAFAKLKFESGVHRVQRVPETEASGRIHTSAATVAVLPEAEDIDIEIRPEDIRIDTMRSSGAGGQHVNTTDSAVRITHLPTGLIVTSSEKSQHQNRAKAMQVLRSRLYDIERQKADSERSADRKSQVGSGDRSERIRTYNFPQGRVTDHRINLTLYKLDRMIEGDIDEMVDALISDYQAGQLAQLGEQG
- a CDS encoding DUF1178 family protein gives rise to the protein MIRYTLVCDNAHSFEGWFSSSSDFDQQVESGFLTCPVCNSASVYKALMAPSVSTARKQEQRQQVAMDIARQEAIAKLREAVQTIRSSAEDVGERFPEEARKIHYGETEQRGIIGQASLNEVRELIDEGIEVAPLPVLPEDAN
- a CDS encoding aspartate kinase — translated: MARIVMKFGGTSVANLERIHNVARHVKREVDAGHEVAVVVSAMSGKTNELVGWVQDTPKVAGASSPFYDAREYDAVVASGEQVTSGLLAIALQSMGINARSWQGWQIPIRTDNAHGAARILDIDGSDIIRRMGEGQVAVVAGFQGLGPDNRIATLGRGGSDTSAVAIAAAVKADRCDIYTDVDGVYTTDPRIVPKARRMKKISFEEMLEMASLGAKVLQVRSVELAMVHKVRTFVRSSFEDPDAPGMGDLINPPGTLICDEEEIVEQEVVTGIAYAKDEAQISLRRVADRPGVSAAIFGPLAEAHINVDMIVQNISEDGSKTDMTFTVPFGDVEKAMQVLHSNKDKIGFDVVQNETGLCKVSVVGIGMRSHAGVAATAFKALAEKSINIRAITTSEIKISILIDGAYSELAVRTLHSAYGLDKS
- a CDS encoding ComF family protein; protein product: MGFVLPGHDRNFVKRWATVLVRPVLDAIYPPACAACGIRTRRHYALCPNCWRDMRFIERPYCEVLGIPFRRDDGEGMVSAQAIADPPPFDRLRSVALHEGPARRLVHSLKYKDRTELAPMLAAWMMRAAQSELQACDIIIPVPLHWTRLFSRRFNQAEELCRHLARLSDRPMMAASLIRRKRTRRQVGLTASGREENLRAAFRMAKGHENDVFGKRVVLVDDVYTTGATISAASRVLRRAGAVDITVLSFAMAVPEPI
- the ubiG gene encoding bifunctional 2-polyprenyl-6-hydroxyphenol methylase/3-demethylubiquinol 3-O-methyltransferase UbiG → MSDTATTIDQGEVDRFSAMAAEWWNPTGKFKPLHKFNPVRLSYIRDRVCENFGRDPKSSRPFEGLRFLDIGCGGGLLSEPMARMGATVVGADPSEKNVRIAQTHAAESGVSVDYRAVTAEQLAEAGESFDVVLNMEVVEHVADVNLFISTCASMVRPGGLMFIATINRTFKANALAIFAAENILRWLPKGTHSYDKLVKPEEIERPLTASGMDVIHRTGVFYNVLQDRWNLSRDMDVNYMLLTKRPPSA
- a CDS encoding SH3 domain-containing protein, with the protein product MRRHILKALAVAGLCAVPAVASAATNGFATANVNMRSGPSTRYPAVVVIPVGAPIVINGCLNTVNWCDVTFARGRGWVSGNYIQATFRQNRVYVAPNYYRSLGIPTITFDVDTYWGRYYRDRDFYRERDRWRRWDYRRDLPPPPPPGWSDRRPEPDWNRDRDRYRYEDRNRYDNGDRRDPRWDNREPERRDPRWDNRQGENRPGEFERPRPMPQPQVEEADPGRQFRGGFRGCTPGNPCEIPGN
- the ptsP gene encoding phosphoenolpyruvate--protein phosphotransferase, which encodes MRDLSAGPRVLLKRLRELMAEPLEPQERLDRIVRQIASNMVAEVCSVYVLRSDGVLELYATEGLNKDAVHLAQLKMGQGLVGTIAASAQPLNLSDAQAHPAFRYLPETGEEIYHSFLGVPILRAGRTLGVLVVQNKAQRNYREDEVEAMETTAMVIAEMIATGELKKITQPGLELDLTRAITIDADGYNEGIGLGHVVLHEPRVVVTNLLNEDADKEISRLAEAIGSLRLSIDDMLSRREVAQEGEHREVLETYRMFAHDQGWVRRMEEAIRNGLTAEAAVEKVQSDTKARMMRLTDPYLRERMHDFDDLANRLLRQLTGFSGRAMDQSFPSDAIVFARAMGAAELLDYPRANLRGLVLEDGAVTSHVVIVARAMGIPVIGQAAGVVALAENGDSVIIDGDEGQVHLRPVTDLVKAYEEKVRLRARRQEQFRALRDVDPVTRDGKRISLLMNAGLLVDLPQLAESGADGIGLFRTELQFMIASQMPKLEEQEAFYRNVLRQSAGHPVTFRTLDIGGDKVVSYFRAQEEENPALGWRAIRLSLDRPGLLRTQLRALLRASAGAELKMMLPMVTEVSEIRAVRDLMQKEVQHLSKFGHSLPRKLQFGAMLEVPALMWQLDELMTEVDFVSVGSNDLFQFSMAADRGNARVSDRFDILGKPFLRILRDIVRAADRNKTPLTLCGEMAGKPLSAMALLAIGFRSVSMTPTSIGPVKAMLLGLDVDLLAEQLNQVLDDHRSNTSIRELLVSFAASHNIPLS
- the grxC gene encoding glutaredoxin 3, with the protein product MAEVVIYTRQMCGYCARAKSLLQSKGVDFVEHDATFSQELRQEMIGKANGRTTFPQIFINGQHVGGCDDIHALDRDGKLDPLLAA
- a CDS encoding carbon-nitrogen hydrolase family protein, which encodes MAKLAVVQMCSGVDVGRNADAMERLVRDAADQGAVYIQTPEMTGALQRDRAALRASLRDEESDLIISRARSLAKELGVHVHVGSTAIGRPDGKIANRGFLAAPDGAKVCAYDKIHMFDVDLDNGESWRESSAYEAGEAARVASLPFGKLGFAICYDVRFPQLFRSEALAGAEILTVPAAFTRQTGEAHWEILLRARAIENGAFLLAAAQGGKHEDGRETYGHSMIIDPWGRVLAEAPGEGEAVLVADVDVGEVAAARRKIPNLRNARDFSLEEVGLTAERIAV